The Lysobacter gummosus genome includes a region encoding these proteins:
- a CDS encoding DUF4286 family protein, translating into MSGVDAIGGGLIYEVNLDLDATIADDYLAWLRPHMRELCALPGFIDAHLHAVEEPVAEPGRAAWCVHYRLRDQAALDDYLREHAPRLRADGIARFGGRFNASRRVLRTMAG; encoded by the coding sequence GTGAGCGGCGTGGACGCCATCGGCGGCGGGCTGATCTACGAGGTCAATCTCGACCTCGACGCCACCATCGCCGACGACTATCTGGCCTGGCTGCGTCCGCACATGCGCGAGCTGTGCGCGCTGCCGGGCTTCATCGACGCCCACCTGCACGCGGTGGAGGAACCTGTGGCCGAACCCGGCCGCGCCGCGTGGTGCGTGCACTACCGCCTGCGCGATCAGGCCGCGCTGGACGACTACCTGCGCGAGCACGCGCCGCGCCTGCGCGCCGACGGCATTGCGCGCTTCGGCGGCCGCTTCAACGCTTCGCGGCGGGTGTTGCGGACCATGGCGGGCTGA
- the sppA gene encoding signal peptide peptidase SppA yields the protein MNDTSPRRGPLARFFIGVWDTMNFTRRLVFNLLFFGFLLFFLAALSLGGGVKPLLERTTLVIAPEGALVEQYSSDPASRALSRAFGDKTPEVQLRDVIRALDAARDDKRIERVVLRLDKLQGTGMASLRDVAAAVARVRASKKEVIAFAETMDQKQYLIAAQANEVFLDPMGGMMLEGLGRYRQYYREGLQDKLGVDVHLFRVGEYKSAAEPYILDAASEDSKTADLFWMNDLWTRYLDDVAKARKLKPADLIASIDELPQRLDAVKGDMGKYALGLKLIDGLKTREEVDEMLTKRGVADEDAEGGFRQIAMDAYVAGLDRTLNPADQRPQVAIVVAAGEISGGEQPPGSIGGVSTAALLRDARDDENVKALVLRVDSPGGEVFASEQIRREIVALKAAGKPVVVSMGDLAASGGYWISMNADKIYADPSTITGSIGIFGMIPTVPRALEKIGVHTDGVGTTRFAGSFDITRPLAPEVGQVIQTIINKGYADFTGRVAAARKKPVEEIDAIARGRVWSGAQAKERGLVDDLGGLQNAIDDVAARAKLGKAGDYRVRYVEKMPSPFERFFAGFASSNAGSALLGRSDLARGLLAKALPQTASDLRFVESAIKPTSGVPVKALAYCFCEL from the coding sequence ATGAACGATACCTCCCCACGTCGCGGGCCTTTGGCCCGTTTCTTCATCGGCGTCTGGGACACGATGAACTTCACCCGCCGGTTGGTCTTCAACCTGCTGTTCTTCGGTTTCCTGCTGTTTTTCCTGGCCGCGCTGAGCCTCGGCGGAGGCGTCAAGCCGTTGCTGGAACGCACCACCCTGGTGATCGCCCCGGAAGGCGCGCTGGTGGAGCAGTACAGCAGCGACCCGGCCTCGCGCGCGCTCAGCCGCGCCTTCGGCGACAAGACCCCGGAAGTGCAGCTGCGCGACGTGATCCGCGCGCTGGACGCGGCCAGGGACGACAAGCGCATCGAGCGCGTCGTGCTGCGCCTGGACAAGCTGCAGGGCACCGGCATGGCCTCGCTGCGCGATGTCGCCGCCGCGGTGGCGCGGGTGCGGGCGAGCAAGAAGGAAGTCATCGCCTTCGCCGAAACCATGGACCAGAAGCAGTACCTGATCGCCGCGCAGGCCAACGAAGTGTTCCTCGACCCGATGGGCGGGATGATGCTCGAGGGCCTGGGCCGCTATCGCCAGTACTACCGCGAAGGCCTGCAGGACAAGCTCGGCGTGGACGTGCACCTGTTCCGCGTCGGCGAGTACAAGTCTGCCGCCGAGCCGTACATCCTCGATGCCGCCTCGGAAGACTCCAAGACCGCCGATCTGTTCTGGATGAACGACCTGTGGACGCGGTATCTCGACGACGTGGCCAAGGCGCGCAAGCTCAAGCCGGCCGACCTCATCGCCTCGATCGACGAACTGCCGCAGCGGCTGGACGCGGTCAAGGGCGACATGGGCAAGTACGCGCTGGGCCTGAAGCTGATCGACGGGCTCAAGACGCGCGAAGAAGTCGATGAGATGCTGACCAAGCGCGGCGTCGCCGACGAAGACGCCGAAGGCGGCTTCCGTCAGATCGCCATGGACGCCTACGTCGCCGGCCTGGATCGCACGCTCAATCCGGCCGACCAGCGTCCGCAGGTCGCCATCGTCGTGGCTGCGGGCGAAATCAGCGGCGGCGAGCAGCCGCCCGGTTCGATCGGCGGCGTGTCCACCGCGGCGCTGCTGCGCGACGCGCGCGACGACGAGAACGTGAAGGCGCTGGTGCTGCGGGTGGATTCGCCCGGCGGCGAGGTGTTCGCTTCCGAGCAGATCCGCCGCGAGATCGTCGCGCTCAAGGCCGCCGGCAAGCCGGTGGTGGTGTCGATGGGCGATCTGGCCGCTTCGGGCGGTTACTGGATCTCGATGAACGCCGACAAGATCTACGCCGATCCGTCGACCATCACCGGTTCGATCGGCATCTTCGGCATGATCCCGACCGTGCCGCGCGCGCTGGAGAAGATCGGCGTGCACACCGACGGCGTCGGCACCACGCGCTTCGCCGGTTCCTTCGACATCACCCGGCCGCTGGCGCCGGAAGTCGGGCAGGTGATCCAGACCATCATCAACAAGGGCTACGCCGACTTCACCGGTCGCGTCGCCGCCGCGCGCAAGAAGCCGGTGGAAGAGATCGACGCGATCGCCCGCGGCCGCGTGTGGAGCGGCGCGCAGGCGAAGGAACGCGGACTGGTCGATGACCTGGGCGGACTGCAGAACGCGATCGACGACGTCGCCGCGCGCGCCAAGCTCGGCAAGGCCGGCGACTACCGCGTGCGTTACGTGGAGAAGATGCCGTCGCCGTTCGAGCGCTTCTTCGCCGGCTTCGCCTCCAGCAACGCCGGCAGCGCGCTGCTGGGACGTTCGGACCTCGCCCGCGGCCTGCTGGCCAAGGCGTTGCCGCAGACCGCGTCGGACCTGCGTTTCGTCGAGAGCGCGATCAAGCCCACCAGCGGCGTGCCGGTGAAGGCGCTGGCGTATTGCTTCTGCGAGCTGTGA
- a CDS encoding MATE family efflux transporter, which translates to MSASSPSLSRAGLAGEIRTTLVLAAPLVAGHVSTGLIGFVDNTLAGHHSTTTLASVTIGTALWWLPMMVPIGTLLSVPPSVSQLEGAGRRGEIGALFRQALWMAVLLSVFLFAFLTFIPHALAAMGIAAEIIPGARDFLHGIRWGVPALTLFFCMRYLSEGLHWTLPTMLLSAGGLLVLLPLGYVLTFGKFGLPEMGAGGLGIASAVMLWAQAIGFFLVLRSARRFADLRLFERFDKPHWPTIRGLLATGLPIGVTVLMEGSLFIVTALLIGRLGEVPASAHQIAINLSALCFMVPMGLAEATTVRVGHALGRRDYAGVRYAGLAGYAIVIGTQLVSGILLLSANELLVSFYTADVAVATLAASLLLYSAMFQFPDGIQVLSAGALRGLKDTRVPMVLAALAYWGVGMPVGAYLGLGLNWGPKGMWIGLIAGLTVASVLLCARFIRSSQPDRLAARMASEAPHEVDPHETGCT; encoded by the coding sequence ATGTCCGCGTCATCGCCTTCCCTCTCCCGCGCCGGCCTGGCCGGCGAGATCCGCACGACCCTGGTCCTGGCCGCGCCGCTGGTCGCCGGCCACGTCTCCACCGGCCTGATCGGCTTCGTCGATAACACCCTGGCCGGCCACCACAGCACCACCACGCTGGCCTCGGTGACGATCGGCACCGCGTTGTGGTGGCTGCCGATGATGGTGCCGATCGGCACCTTGCTGTCGGTGCCGCCGTCGGTGTCGCAACTCGAAGGCGCCGGCCGGCGCGGCGAGATCGGCGCCTTGTTCCGCCAGGCGCTGTGGATGGCGGTGTTGCTGAGCGTGTTTTTATTTGCGTTTCTGACCTTCATCCCGCACGCGCTGGCGGCGATGGGCATCGCCGCGGAGATCATTCCCGGCGCGCGCGACTTCCTCCACGGCATCCGCTGGGGCGTGCCGGCGCTGACGCTGTTCTTCTGCATGCGCTATCTCAGCGAAGGCCTGCACTGGACCTTGCCGACCATGCTGCTCAGCGCCGGCGGCCTGCTGGTGCTGCTGCCGTTGGGCTACGTGCTGACCTTCGGCAAGTTCGGCCTGCCGGAAATGGGTGCCGGCGGTCTGGGCATCGCCTCGGCGGTGATGCTGTGGGCGCAGGCGATCGGTTTCTTCCTGGTGCTGCGCAGCGCCAGGCGCTTCGCCGACCTGCGCTTGTTCGAGCGCTTCGACAAACCGCATTGGCCGACCATCCGCGGCCTGCTCGCCACCGGCCTGCCGATCGGCGTGACCGTGCTGATGGAAGGCAGTCTGTTCATCGTCACCGCGCTGCTGATCGGGCGCCTGGGCGAGGTGCCGGCGTCGGCGCACCAGATCGCGATCAACCTGTCCGCGTTGTGCTTCATGGTGCCGATGGGGCTGGCCGAGGCGACCACGGTGCGGGTCGGCCACGCGCTGGGCCGGCGCGACTACGCCGGCGTGCGCTATGCCGGGCTGGCCGGGTACGCGATCGTGATCGGCACCCAGCTGGTGTCGGGCATCTTGCTGCTGAGCGCCAACGAACTGCTGGTGAGCTTCTACACCGCCGACGTCGCGGTCGCGACCCTGGCCGCGTCCTTGCTGCTGTATTCGGCGATGTTCCAGTTCCCCGACGGCATCCAGGTGCTCTCGGCCGGCGCCCTGCGCGGGCTCAAGGACACCCGGGTGCCGATGGTCCTGGCCGCGCTGGCCTACTGGGGCGTGGGCATGCCGGTGGGCGCCTACCTCGGCCTGGGCCTCAACTGGGGCCCGAAGGGCATGTGGATCGGCCTGATCGCCGGCCTGACGGTGGCCTCGGTGCTGCTGTGCGCGCGGTTCATCCGCTCCAGCCAGCCCGACCGGCTGGCCGCGCGGATGGCCAGCGAGGCGCCGCACGAAGTCGATCCGCACGAAACCGGGTGCACCTGA
- a CDS encoding NYN domain-containing protein, translating into MAAAAEEKRIALLIDADNAPAAKIDVILAEVARFGVANVRRAYGNWKSPGLKSWEAVLHEYAIRPIQQFAYSKGKNASDMAMVIDAMDLMYARNLDGFAIVSSDADFTPLVMRLLTEGVKVYGFGEKKTPEPFVNACSKFTYVEGLGQPPSEDAGADEAASATTQPRSAKELRSDTRLVLMLRRAVEAVSGDDGWSHLGAVGHQIANQASFDSRNYGYRKLSDLIEAIGLFETRRDNQIVWIRDKPKGGAKPAAAAPAAAPAGASKPKVKPKS; encoded by the coding sequence ATGGCCGCCGCCGCAGAAGAAAAACGCATCGCCCTGCTGATCGACGCCGACAACGCGCCGGCGGCGAAGATCGACGTGATCCTGGCCGAGGTGGCGCGCTTCGGCGTGGCCAACGTGCGCCGCGCCTACGGCAACTGGAAAAGCCCCGGGCTCAAGAGCTGGGAAGCGGTGTTGCACGAATACGCGATCCGGCCGATCCAGCAGTTCGCCTACAGCAAGGGCAAGAACGCATCGGACATGGCGATGGTCATCGATGCGATGGACCTGATGTACGCGCGCAACCTCGACGGCTTCGCCATCGTCTCCAGCGATGCCGACTTCACTCCGCTGGTGATGCGGCTGCTGACCGAAGGGGTGAAGGTGTACGGCTTCGGCGAAAAGAAAACGCCCGAGCCCTTCGTCAACGCCTGCTCGAAATTCACCTACGTCGAAGGCCTGGGCCAGCCGCCCAGCGAGGACGCCGGCGCCGACGAAGCCGCCAGTGCGACCACTCAGCCGCGCAGCGCCAAGGAACTGCGCAGCGACACCCGTCTGGTGCTGATGCTGCGGCGCGCGGTGGAAGCGGTCAGCGGCGACGACGGCTGGTCGCATCTGGGCGCGGTCGGGCATCAGATCGCCAATCAGGCCTCGTTCGATTCGCGCAACTACGGCTACCGCAAGCTCAGCGATCTGATCGAGGCGATCGGCCTGTTCGAGACCCGGCGCGACAATCAGATCGTGTGGATTCGCGACAAGCCCAAGGGCGGCGCGAAGCCTGCGGCGGCCGCGCCGGCAGCGGCGCCTGCCGGCGCGAGCAAGCCCAAGGTCAAGCCGAAAAGCTAG
- a CDS encoding DUF3667 domain-containing protein, with protein sequence MSATSSSDSSHAGGHSAHGQHDLTHCENCKTPLHGHYCYECGQSVVNPIRHVGHALEEVFESFWHLDGRIFRTLRDLLSPGRVARNYIAGHRVRYVAPLRLFVIVSVLTFFVAKFAIHIDETNQFVNITNLQEGTVRLGNSKSLIRRADSIAEVEEVRARTLKELQAASAQVPAEARGAIDKSIQGLNRQADKRIDTLRMEMQLDGAQVAAQKAEGQRAAATSESDSINQAKTLAEVESARDARIAQTMQDDPAKWEAQSDMAIARGNKIRTINAEAGCRIAQLQREHAVASEGANVRKSDFDHYGEPDCDDIGDPLSFNGKPWSATTNPLIVTWWPKFANDWLNKQVGRGEANIKRLTKEPWLYVRAMISAVPTALFLMVPLFALLLKLAYLGSGRGYLEHLAIALYSHVYLCLLLLAMFVLMLLGGVITPHWSGFGWISGLGIGLLWTWMPIYLLIMQKRVYGNGWPLTLIRYTVVGSLYFVLMSMAAVFLAISAIVQM encoded by the coding sequence ATGAGCGCAACTTCTTCTTCAGACTCCAGCCACGCCGGCGGCCATTCGGCCCACGGCCAGCACGACCTGACCCACTGCGAAAACTGCAAGACCCCGCTGCACGGGCATTATTGCTACGAGTGCGGCCAGTCGGTGGTCAATCCGATCCGCCACGTCGGCCACGCGCTGGAGGAAGTGTTCGAATCCTTCTGGCACCTGGACGGCCGCATTTTCCGCACCTTGCGCGATCTGCTCTCGCCGGGCCGGGTCGCCCGCAACTACATCGCCGGCCATCGCGTGCGCTATGTGGCGCCGCTGCGGTTGTTCGTGATCGTTTCGGTGCTGACCTTCTTCGTCGCCAAGTTCGCGATCCACATCGACGAAACCAACCAGTTCGTCAACATCACCAATCTGCAGGAAGGCACGGTCCGCCTGGGCAACTCCAAGAGTTTGATCAGGCGAGCCGACAGCATCGCCGAGGTCGAGGAAGTGCGCGCGCGCACGCTCAAGGAGCTGCAGGCCGCCAGCGCCCAGGTGCCGGCCGAGGCGCGCGGCGCCATCGACAAGTCGATCCAGGGGCTCAACCGCCAGGCCGACAAGCGCATCGACACGCTGCGCATGGAAATGCAGCTCGATGGCGCGCAGGTCGCCGCGCAGAAGGCCGAAGGCCAGCGCGCGGCGGCCACTTCGGAAAGCGATAGCATCAACCAGGCCAAGACCCTGGCCGAGGTGGAAAGCGCGCGCGACGCCCGCATCGCCCAGACGATGCAGGACGATCCGGCGAAGTGGGAAGCGCAGTCGGACATGGCGATCGCGCGCGGCAACAAGATCCGCACCATCAATGCCGAAGCCGGCTGCCGTATCGCCCAGCTACAGCGCGAACACGCGGTGGCCAGCGAAGGCGCCAACGTGCGCAAGTCCGACTTCGACCATTACGGCGAACCCGATTGCGACGACATCGGCGATCCGTTGTCGTTCAACGGCAAGCCCTGGAGCGCGACGACCAATCCGCTCATCGTCACCTGGTGGCCGAAGTTCGCCAACGACTGGCTCAACAAGCAGGTCGGCCGCGGCGAAGCCAACATCAAGCGGCTGACGAAGGAGCCCTGGCTTTACGTGCGCGCCATGATCAGCGCCGTCCCGACCGCGCTGTTCCTGATGGTGCCGCTGTTCGCGCTGCTGCTGAAGCTGGCCTACCTGGGCTCGGGCCGCGGCTATCTGGAACATCTGGCGATCGCGTTGTACAGCCACGTCTACCTGTGCCTGCTGCTGCTGGCGATGTTCGTGCTGATGCTGCTCGGCGGCGTGATCACGCCGCACTGGAGCGGCTTCGGCTGGATCAGCGGCCTGGGCATCGGCCTGCTGTGGACGTGGATGCCGATCTATCTGCTGATCATGCAAAAGCGCGTGTACGGCAACGGCTGGCCGCTGACCCTGATCCGCTACACGGTGGTGGGTTCGCTGTACTTCGTGCTGATGAGCATGGCCGCGGTGTTCCTGGCGATCAGCGCGATCGTGCAGATGTGA
- a CDS encoding primosomal protein N' produces MFEALPLPPPTVWRVALPLPLPRLFDYLPPPGDAGSDPVGARVQVPFGRRELVGVVAETGAPEHDTDPAALKAAIARLDPDPLLDGELLASLRWLARYTHAPLGEVLATALPGPLRHGEPLPDTHAWAWRLSEAGATAREGLRAGKPRRLADLLAEHGALDEDRLDDLLEDWRSAARALAKREQAERIAIPAVHHAPAPRPGPALNDEQQAAVDALLAARGFTGFLLDGVTGSGKTEVYLHAIADCLARGKQALILVPEIGLTPQTLARFRARLGVPVHALHSGLSDGERARTWAAFARGEARVAVGTRSAVFLPLREPGLIVIDEEHDGSFKQLDGIRYHARDFALVRAKALDVPVLLGSATPSLESLRNAQAGRYGHLHLKRRAGQAQPPRVRVLDVRKRPLQAGLSPELIERIHAELRAGGQVLVFKNRRGYAPVLLCHDCGWTAHCPRCSTPLKGTPMTVHAGGRRLQCHHCGTRRPAPDACPDCGGLALQSQGAGTERIEESLAARFPEFPVLRIDRGSTQKRDALENLLKEFGTTPGVLVGTQMLAKGHDLPNLTLVAVVGIDEGLFSADFRAREKLAQLLIQVAGRAGRADKLGEVILQTHHPEHELLHTLLSGGYPAFAEVELAQREAAGFPPFAHMALIRAEAQQVETANAFLALARREFEAVAAQRAGAARTTLEVNGPVPAPMPRRAGYLRAQLILSAPQRPELHAALDAALPAIYAAPEARKVRWSLDVDPADLY; encoded by the coding sequence ATGTTCGAGGCCCTTCCCCTGCCGCCGCCGACCGTATGGCGCGTCGCTTTGCCGCTGCCGCTGCCGCGCCTGTTCGACTATCTGCCGCCGCCCGGCGATGCCGGTTCCGACCCGGTCGGCGCGCGCGTGCAGGTGCCGTTCGGGCGCCGCGAACTGGTCGGCGTGGTCGCCGAAACCGGCGCGCCCGAGCACGACACCGACCCGGCCGCGCTGAAGGCCGCGATCGCCCGGCTCGACCCGGACCCGCTTCTGGACGGCGAACTGCTGGCCTCGCTGCGCTGGCTGGCCCGCTACACCCACGCCCCGCTCGGCGAGGTGCTGGCGACCGCCCTGCCCGGCCCGCTGCGCCACGGCGAGCCGCTGCCCGACACCCACGCCTGGGCCTGGCGCCTGAGCGAAGCCGGGGCGACCGCGCGCGAAGGCCTGCGCGCCGGCAAGCCGCGCCGCCTCGCCGACCTGCTGGCCGAACACGGCGCGCTCGACGAAGACCGCCTCGACGACCTGCTTGAGGACTGGCGCAGCGCCGCCCGCGCCCTGGCCAAGCGCGAGCAGGCCGAGCGCATCGCCATCCCGGCCGTCCACCACGCCCCGGCGCCGCGCCCCGGGCCGGCGCTCAACGACGAACAGCAGGCCGCGGTCGATGCGTTGCTGGCCGCGCGCGGCTTCACCGGCTTCCTGCTCGACGGCGTCACCGGCAGCGGCAAGACCGAGGTCTACCTGCACGCCATCGCCGACTGTCTGGCGCGCGGCAAGCAGGCGCTGATCCTGGTGCCGGAGATCGGCCTGACCCCGCAGACCCTGGCGCGCTTCCGCGCTCGCCTTGGCGTGCCGGTGCACGCGCTGCACTCGGGCCTGAGCGACGGCGAGCGCGCCCGCACCTGGGCCGCGTTCGCGCGGGGCGAGGCGCGGGTCGCGGTCGGCACCCGCTCGGCGGTGTTCCTGCCGCTGCGCGAGCCGGGCCTGATCGTCATCGACGAAGAACACGACGGCAGCTTCAAGCAGCTCGACGGCATCCGCTACCACGCCCGCGACTTCGCCCTGGTCCGGGCCAAGGCCCTGGACGTGCCGGTGCTGCTGGGCAGCGCCACGCCGTCGCTGGAGTCGCTGCGCAACGCCCAGGCCGGGCGCTACGGCCACCTGCACCTCAAGCGCCGCGCCGGCCAGGCGCAGCCGCCGCGGGTGCGCGTGCTAGACGTGCGCAAGCGGCCGCTGCAGGCCGGGCTGTCGCCGGAACTCATCGAACGCATCCACGCCGAGCTGCGCGCCGGCGGCCAGGTGCTGGTGTTCAAGAACCGGCGCGGCTACGCCCCGGTGCTGCTGTGCCACGACTGCGGCTGGACCGCGCACTGCCCGCGCTGCAGCACCCCGCTCAAGGGCACGCCGATGACCGTGCACGCCGGCGGCCGCCGTCTGCAGTGCCATCACTGCGGCACGCGCCGGCCGGCGCCCGACGCCTGCCCGGATTGCGGCGGCCTGGCCCTGCAATCGCAGGGCGCCGGCACCGAGCGCATCGAGGAATCGCTGGCGGCGCGCTTCCCGGAGTTTCCGGTGCTGCGCATCGATCGCGGCAGCACGCAAAAGCGCGACGCTCTGGAAAATCTGCTGAAGGAATTCGGCACCACACCGGGCGTGCTGGTCGGCACCCAGATGCTCGCCAAGGGCCACGATCTGCCCAACCTGACCCTGGTCGCGGTGGTCGGCATCGACGAAGGCTTGTTCAGCGCCGACTTCCGCGCCCGCGAAAAACTCGCGCAGTTGCTGATCCAGGTCGCCGGCCGCGCCGGCCGCGCGGACAAGCTCGGCGAAGTAATTCTGCAAACCCATCACCCCGAACACGAACTGCTGCACACGCTGCTGTCGGGCGGCTATCCGGCCTTCGCCGAAGTCGAACTGGCGCAGCGCGAAGCCGCGGGGTTTCCGCCGTTCGCGCACATGGCGCTGATCCGCGCCGAGGCGCAGCAGGTGGAAACGGCCAATGCCTTCCTGGCGCTGGCGCGGCGCGAATTCGAAGCCGTCGCCGCGCAACGCGCGGGCGCCGCCCGCACCACGCTGGAGGTCAACGGCCCGGTGCCCGCGCCGATGCCGCGACGCGCCGGTTATCTGCGCGCGCAGCTGATCCTGTCGGCACCGCAGCGGCCGGAACTGCACGCAGCGCTCGATGCGGCGCTGCCGGCGATCTACGCCGCGCCGGAAGCGCGCAAGGTACGCTGGTCGCTGGATGTGGATCCGGCCGATCTGTACTGA
- a CDS encoding DUF3106 domain-containing protein has protein sequence MRRIHSARWLRTLAVAAAVAVVTLLPAQALPPELSETLARLPPAAQARLQANGQRWDSWNEDQRREFGRRAAQWGELSAQQRGEHRERYLAWQALSADERAQVQAAAARFAALPVDQQQALRAQFEAIDRSERRGWLLGPALGADYPALQPLLAQLPESQHAAMLAALRGLTPAQRKELAVLAQRTQPQDRERLRAGLLAAPPAQRAAWLSDALTR, from the coding sequence ATGCGCCGCATCCATTCCGCCCGTTGGCTGCGAACGCTCGCCGTCGCGGCGGCGGTCGCCGTAGTCACTTTGTTGCCGGCGCAGGCGCTGCCGCCGGAGCTCAGCGAAACCCTGGCCCGCCTGCCGCCCGCGGCGCAGGCGCGGTTGCAGGCGAACGGCCAGCGCTGGGACTCGTGGAACGAAGACCAGCGCCGCGAGTTCGGCCGGCGCGCCGCGCAATGGGGCGAGCTGAGCGCGCAGCAGCGCGGCGAGCACCGCGAGCGTTATCTGGCCTGGCAGGCCTTGAGCGCCGACGAACGCGCCCAGGTGCAGGCCGCGGCCGCGCGTTTCGCCGCCTTGCCGGTCGATCAGCAGCAGGCGTTGCGCGCGCAGTTCGAGGCGATCGACCGCAGCGAACGCCGTGGCTGGCTGCTGGGCCCCGCGCTCGGCGCCGATTACCCGGCGCTGCAGCCCTTGCTCGCGCAATTGCCCGAATCCCAGCACGCGGCGATGCTGGCCGCCCTGCGCGGGCTCACCCCGGCGCAGCGCAAGGAGCTGGCCGTGCTGGCGCAGCGCACTCAGCCGCAGGATCGCGAGCGGCTGCGCGCCGGCCTGCTCGCCGCGCCGCCCGCGCAACGCGCGGCGTGGCTGAGCGATGCCTTGACCCGTTGA
- the tal gene encoding transaldolase, with amino-acid sequence MSQLEQLRELSAVVADTGDIEAIARFRPLDATTNPSLLLKAASLPAYAPLIDAAIAGAQGEDEAARVGDAGLRLAVAIGGEILKLIPGRVSTEVDARLSFDTQATLAQAHRIVELYERAGIGRERLLIKVASTWEGIRAAEQLEREGIHCNLTLLFSFAQAVACAEAGVYLISPFVGRILDWHLANGMAKPATPQDDPGVQSVTRIWQYYKRHGYGTVVMGASFRNTGQVLALAGCDRLTISPELLGELEANSGDVPRALNDDGQRGKPEAPLSEAAFRWQHNEDAMATDKLADGIRRFAADQRKLEDQLAQRMRG; translated from the coding sequence ATGAGCCAACTCGAACAACTGCGCGAACTGTCCGCCGTGGTCGCCGATACCGGCGACATCGAAGCCATCGCCCGCTTCCGCCCGCTGGACGCGACCACCAACCCCTCGCTGCTGCTCAAGGCCGCCAGCCTGCCGGCCTACGCGCCGCTGATCGACGCCGCCATCGCCGGCGCCCAGGGCGAGGACGAAGCCGCCCGCGTCGGCGACGCCGGCCTGCGTCTGGCGGTCGCCATCGGCGGCGAAATCCTCAAGCTGATTCCCGGCCGCGTCTCCACCGAAGTCGACGCGCGCCTGAGTTTCGACACCCAGGCCACGCTGGCCCAGGCCCATCGCATCGTCGAACTCTACGAGCGCGCCGGCATCGGCCGCGAGCGCCTGCTGATCAAGGTCGCCTCGACCTGGGAAGGCATCCGCGCCGCCGAGCAACTCGAGCGCGAAGGCATCCACTGCAATCTCACCCTGCTGTTTTCCTTCGCCCAGGCGGTGGCCTGCGCCGAAGCCGGCGTGTACCTGATCTCGCCCTTCGTCGGCCGCATCCTCGACTGGCATCTGGCCAACGGCATGGCCAAGCCGGCGACGCCGCAGGACGATCCGGGCGTGCAGTCGGTCACCCGCATCTGGCAGTACTACAAGCGCCACGGCTACGGCACCGTGGTCATGGGCGCCAGCTTCCGCAACACCGGGCAGGTGCTGGCGCTGGCCGGTTGCGACCGTTTGACGATCTCGCCGGAACTGCTCGGCGAACTCGAAGCCAATTCCGGCGACGTGCCGCGCGCGCTCAACGACGACGGCCAGCGCGGCAAGCCCGAGGCGCCGCTGAGCGAAGCCGCGTTCCGCTGGCAGCACAACGAAGACGCGATGGCCACCGACAAGCTCGCCGACGGCATCCGCCGCTTCGCCGCCGATCAACGCAAGCTGGAAGATCAGCTTGCGCAACGCATGCGCGGCTGA
- a CDS encoding SDR family oxidoreductase, whose translation MDPKRWRLDGQLALVTGGSAGIGRAIARELLGFGADVLLAARDATALESARAELLEDFPEREVQGFVADVADDEQRRELLDWVEDFGEGLHILVNNAGGNLSKATTDYTEDEWRQIFEINLFSAFELSRYAYALLTRHAASSIVNVGSVSGNLHVRTGAPYGMSKAAMHQMTRNLAVEWAEDGVRVNAVAPWYIRTRRTSDKLADPDYLDEVLLRTPLGRIGEAEEVAAAVAFLCLPASGYITGECIAVDGGFSRYGF comes from the coding sequence ATGGACCCCAAGCGTTGGCGATTGGACGGGCAACTCGCGCTGGTCACCGGCGGCAGCGCCGGCATCGGCCGGGCGATCGCGCGCGAACTGCTGGGCTTCGGCGCCGACGTGCTGCTGGCCGCGCGCGACGCGACCGCGCTGGAATCGGCGCGGGCCGAATTGCTCGAGGACTTTCCCGAACGCGAGGTGCAGGGTTTCGTCGCCGACGTCGCCGACGACGAGCAGCGGCGCGAACTGCTGGACTGGGTCGAGGACTTCGGCGAAGGCCTGCACATCCTGGTCAACAACGCCGGCGGCAACCTCAGCAAGGCCACCACCGACTACACCGAGGACGAGTGGCGGCAGATCTTCGAGATCAACCTGTTCTCGGCCTTCGAGCTGTCGCGCTACGCCTACGCGCTGCTGACCCGCCACGCCGCCTCGAGCATCGTCAACGTCGGCAGCGTCTCGGGCAACCTGCACGTGCGCACCGGCGCGCCCTACGGCATGAGCAAGGCGGCGATGCACCAGATGACCCGCAACCTCGCCGTGGAATGGGCCGAGGACGGCGTGCGCGTCAACGCGGTGGCGCCGTGGTACATCCGTACCCGCCGCACCTCCGACAAGCTGGCCGACCCGGATTATCTCGACGAAGTGCTGCTGCGCACGCCGCTGGGCCGCATCGGCGAAGCGGAGGAAGTCGCAGCAGCGGTGGCGTTCCTGTGTCTGCCGGCGTCGGGCTACATCACCGGCGAATGCATCGCGGTGGACGGCGGGTTTTCGCGTTACGGGTTTTAA